One genomic segment of Plasmodium cynomolgi strain B DNA, chromosome 14, whole genome shotgun sequence includes these proteins:
- a CDS encoding hypothetical protein (putative), which yields MEKEKRSQKKKRKKDEGQKSEGSEKGGEPHSTSNYGESGLDQGHPDNDDSDSQEEMSDLEDLPEYERELILAKRHEEHMIKEHRRILLKKVKPQLQSEKTDQDDDTNHVVQGGKSVGTALGNPLGSNPVGSTPLGSTAAGGKNAPKEEKEEGGGINTTSAHTNQNNQKNIFFITNVVKSENYFCIDRHTNVKFELAHLENIENAHFFTRIKSRMIKNKKLQINELSSHDNPSLPHGGSTFLCDLNNICDQKFSVDEYNCIKLFSIDVQILKNFYQFLREKIEDLKNFRYTDKQIADLVEMKKKQSFHEIFSNKKGLDSVPISRITVQREICSIQREIDTLNYSMRRTNPRDHHALSQLGHQIDALTRKKDILKGQLQKARSNTKSGAAARSSTAGGTAALHRLSAYLDDPPADSSEEESGEDYHLFGGNK from the exons atggagaaggaaaaacgctctcagaaaaaaaaaaggaaaaaagatgaaggacaaaaaagtGAGGGAAGCGAGAAGGGTGGGGAACCTCACAGCACAAGCAATTACGGAGAAAGCGGCCTAGACCAGGGCCATCCCGACAATGATGACTCGGATAGCCAAGAAGAAATGAGCGACTTGGAGGACCTCCCAGAATACGAAAGAGAACTAATCCTCGCGAAGAGGCATGAAGAACACATGATAAAGGAACATCGAAGAATTCTCctaaaaaaggtgaagccACAGTTACAATCGGAAAAAACAGATCAGGATGATGACACCAACCATGTGGTGCAGGGAGGGAAATCAGTTGGCACTGCCCTAG GTAACCCCCTTGGGAGTAACCCTGTGGGAAGCACCCCCCTTGGGAGCACCGCTGCTGGTGGGAAGAACGCCcccaaggaggagaaggaagaaggggggggcaTCAACACAACAAGTGCACACACAAACcaaaataatcaaaaaaatattttcttcataacCAACGTTgtaaaaagcgaaaattaTTTCTGTATCGATAGACACACAAACGTGAAATTTGAACTAGCTCATTTGGAGAACATAGAAAATGCACACTTCTTCACACGAATAAAGAGccgaatgataaaaaataaaaagctacAAATAAATGAGTTATCATCACATGATAATCCTTCTCTCCCACATGGTGGTAGTACCTTCCTATGTGATCTGAATAACATATGTGATCAAAAATTCTCCGTGGATGAATATAATTGCATTAAGTTATTTTCCATAGatgtacaaattttaaaaaatttctatcaATTTTTGAGAGAGAAAATTGaagacttaaaaaattttcgttaTACAGACAAACAAATTGCAGACTTGgtagaaatgaaaaagaagcaaagctTTCATGAAATTTTTAGCAACAAGAAAGGCTTGGATTCTGTTCCTATTTCTCGTATTACTGTACAGAGGGAGATTTGCTCCATTCAAAGAGAAATTGATACGCTGAATTACTCCATGAGGAGAACCAACCCTCGGGACCACCATGCTCTGTCACAGCTGGGCCACCAAATTGATGCCCTCACGAGGAAGAAGGACATCCTGAAGGGGCAGCTGCAGAAGGCTAGAAGTAACACAAAGAGTGGAGCAGCGGCGCGGAGTAGCACAGCGGGTGGAACAGCGGCTCTCCACCGTTTGTCT GCCTACTTGGACGACCCGCCGGCGGACAGCTCGGAGGAGGAATCGGGGGAGGACTACCATCTCTTCGGGGGTAAcaaatga
- a CDS encoding hypothetical protein (putative): MTFDPYYCTEGGNFFVGGSSGDVTHADEGSVIKNHQLPSGATMTYSTDIVEEDLHYIYTLLNGELTRSPNNDKEIHRVKDEMISLHRNNPTEVLTLQRCYGSIRADRKLIEVLFGLLGGGSVWTNTKWESPFSHGAALNYLNYETVNNIINSIEWNHSGEGRSKGGSKGGNHHQSLSNIYKCVSCKKVCTHVYYILKPNNVKKISYGVLDKCVWCNACFNSSKYPSILNRSNFVKVNIPYSFLGNDWSVTEIEKLIDGISKYKNNWEKISESVGTKSAYECIYKFTSMPLSNPYFDVDNLFNINNVSFKSFKQNNTL; this comes from the exons ATGACATTCGATCCCTACTATTGTACTGaagggggaaatttttttgtcgGTGGGTCGAGTGGAGATGTGACTCATGCTGATGAGGGGTCTGTGATTAAGAACCATCAGTTACCAAGTGGAGCCACCATGACGTACTCCACAGATATAGTAGAGGAAGACCTCCACTATATTTACACTCTCCTAAATGGGGAACTGACCAGGTCTCCAAATAATGACAAGGAGATTCACCGAGTGAAGGATGAAATGATTAGTCTACATAGGAATAACCCAACAGAAGTCCTCACCCTGCAACGATGTTACGGCAGTATTAGAGCTGATAGGAAATTAATCGAGGTTTTGTTTGGCTTGCTAGGAGGTGGTAGTGTGTGGACTAATACCAAGTGGGAGTCTCCCTTTAGTCACGGAGCTGCActgaattatttaaattacgAAACGGTTAATAATAT AATCAACTCTATCGAATGGAATCACTCAGGAGAAGGAAGATCAAAAGGAGGatcaaaaggaggaaatcaCCACCAGTCACTGAGCAACATCTACAAGTGTGTGAGCTGTAAAAAGGTATGCACTCATgtgtattatattttaaaaccaaacaatgtgaaaaaaatttcttacGGAGTTTTGGATAAGTGTGTTTGGTGTAATGCTTGTTTCAACTCGAGTAAATATCCCAGCATTTTGAATAGAtctaattttgtaaaagtaAACATACCGTACAGCTTTCTTGGCAACGATTGGAGTGTTACTGAGATAGAGAAACTGATTGATGGTATaagcaaatataaaaataattgggaaaaaattagtGAATCTGTAGGAACAAAAAGTGCATAtgaatgtatttataaattcacATCTATGCCACTTTCCAACCCTTATTTTGATGTTGACAATCTTTTCAATATCAATAATGTTTCTTTTAAGTCTTTTAAACAGAATAACACTCTC
- a CDS encoding hypothetical protein (putative), translating to MKKRSLFSSKNRHIKNKNYLRKKNKYFTDQKFLRKFKKFAKSDEPKKELVRMSHGEENPDVATLTSPY from the exons atgaagaagagaaGCCTCTTTTCAAGTAAAAATCGCCacataaagaataaaaactACCTtcggaagaaaaacaaatatttcaCTGACCAAAAATTTCTTCGAAAGTTTAAAAAGTTTGCAAAATCTGATGAGCCAAAGAAGGAGTTAGTTCGGA TGTCCCATGGGGAGGAAAATCCTGACGTCGCCACACTGACGTCGCCATACTGA
- a CDS encoding hypothetical protein (putative), whose translation MCFSLLQVSDPIKVIVDETFIHLCIVHKIPIKEELAKLVNRQLMLMTTKCISTCAKKTHNEETAYGIRKITHYKCNHNGDHVRNSVDLFLKKMNSDRNSPFSVNNFFENEVSVTHNFDSVCNVRGPPGRGKAPKGGEATMGEEATKGEEAPTGEDATEGEGLQTEEAQNGGQTEWKVELSDSMKCIIDLVKNNNEKKFFVATNNNELRSFLRKVFVVPIIYISEGGAIKMESLSTKNTNRKGIVELRKMKMLKWERELRMSEQKRDKEKVRKNGKKKKKARGRNGR comes from the exons ATGTGTTTCTCGCTGCTGCAAGTGTCGGACCCCATCAAGGTGATCGTCGATGAGACCTTCATCCACCTCTGCATTGTCCACAAAATTCCCATCAAAGAAGAACTAGCTAAATTAGTAAACAGGCAACTCATGCTCATGACCACAAAATGCATCTCCACCTGTgccaaaaaaacacataacgAAGAAACAGCCTACGGAATTAGGAAGATAACTCATTACAAGTGCAACCACAATGGGGATCATGTGAGAAACTCGGttgacctttttttaaaaaaaatgaatagtgACAGGAACTCTCCCTTTTCggtgaacaattttttcgaaaatgagGTTTCCGTGACGCACAACTTTGACAGTGTGTGCAATGTGAGGGGGCCTCCAGGAAGGGGGAAAGCacccaaggggggggaagcaaccatgggggaggaagcaaccaagggggaggaagcaccCACGGGGGAGGATGCAACCGAGGGGGAAGGCCTCCAAACAGAGgaagcacaaaatggtggaCAGACCGAGTGGAAAGTCGAGCTTTCCGATTCCATGAAATGTATTATCGatttagtaaaaaataataacgagaagaaattttttgtggCAACCAACAATAACGAGTTGAGATCGTTCCTGAG GAAGGTGTTCGTCGTGCCCATCATCTACATCAGCGAGGGCGGCGCCATAAAGATGGAAAGCCTCTCCACGAAGAACACGAACAGGAAGGGAATCGTCGAGCTGCGCAAGATGAAGATGCTTAAGTGGGAACGGGAGCTCAGGATGTCGGAGCAGAAGAGGGACAAGGagaaagtgagaaaaaatgggaagaaaaaaaaaaaagcgaggGGGCGAAATGGGAGGTAA
- a CDS encoding ribosome biogenesis protein (putative) codes for MEGKFSMHKKAVMGMKKSNGGKRIIRGRREGVSHRGEKEMGKQKGRPNGEGKGAEETEWGAPSDRKYYNPLTKGKAAHHRFNSSMFRNGHRSGNMRGVAGKGKHQGGLLHGGGRKSRNGEGRYPYGGISTGDAANQDVTRGASQDASHAANHAASQEDESLPHTFSDAYYYDNESSAASEGEAPMGKMNYAEETTSRKEEPRINSEQQPTMDYVEYMKNLKKGEEPKCDKKNTLDSSEGKEEVGRHAPGDEHEGVDQHAGVDEHEGVDEHEGVDEHAAVDQHEGVDHHEGDDEHQKGVFKIFLLFSPLAVTSIGNRRCVINADEHMSFLENKLKTVENLLSDARSAKENVFLRTKVEAIENKLKNVRLDILFFTLLCLRDSVINKRGKLQIYVHTVNGLLIFVSPSFRTDSECFPFDYVIRVSDLPLSTVAVCSKLTHFLND; via the exons ATGGAAGGGAAATTTTCAATGCATAAAAAAGCAGTCATGGGGATGAAGAAATCAAACGGTGGGAAACGTATAATTAGAGGGAGGCGAGAAGGTGTTTCTcacaggggggagaaggagaTGGGGAAACAGAAAGGAAGaccaaatggagaaggaaaaggtgcAGAGGAGACAGAGTGGGGCGCACCCAGCGACAGGAAGTATTATAACCCCCTGACGAAGGGGAAAGCAGCCCATCACAGGTTTAATAGTAGCATGTTCCGAAACGGTCATCGAAGTGGCAACATGCGAGGAGTAGCTGGAAAGGGGAAGCACCAGGGTGGCCTCCTccatggggggggaagaaaaagcagaaatggagaaggaagaTACCCCTATGGGGGGATATCAACAGGGGACGCCGCCAATCAGGACGTCACCCGGGGCGCTAGCCAAGACGCTAGCCATGCCGCTAACCATGCCGCCAGCCAGGAGGATGAAAGCCTCCCCCACACATTTAGCGACGCGTACTACTACGACAACGAGAGCTCGGCGGCGAGCGAGGGAGAGGCCCCCATGGGGAAAATGAACTATGCAGAAGAAACAACCAGTCGAAAGGAGGAGCCCCGTATTAACAGTGAGCAACAGCCGACCATGGATTACGTGGAGTATATGAAGAAcctcaaaaagggagaggaacCAAagtgtgataaaaaaaacacattggACTCCTCCGAAGGGAAGGAAGAGGTTGGAAGACACGCACCCGGTGATGAGCATGAAGGAGTTGACCAGCATGCGGGAGTTGACGAGCATGAAGGAGTTGACGAGCATGAAGGAGTTGACGAGCATGCAGCAGTTGACCAGCATGAAGGAGTTGACCACCACGAAGGAGATGACGAGCATCAGAAAGGagttttcaaaattttcctGTTGTTCTCCCCCCTCGCTGTTACAAGCATAGGAAACAGAAGATGCGTCATAAATGCCGATGAGCACATGTCATTTCTGGAGAATAAATTAAAGACTGTTGAGAATTTACTATCAGATGCAAGAAGTGCAAAGGAGAATGTGTTCCTGAGGACCAAAGTGGAAGCAATAGAAAATAAGCTCAAGAACGTACGGCTggatattcttttttttacattgcTATGCTTACGAGACAGTGTTattaacaaaagggggaagctgcaaatatatgtgcatacagTCAATGGGTTGCTAATTTTTGTGTCTCCATCATTCAGG ACCGATTCTGAGTGTTTCCCCTTCGACTATGTCATCCGTGTGTCGGATCTCCCTCTGTCCACCGTTGCCGTTTGTTCCAAGCTtacgcattttttaaatgactaA
- a CDS encoding hypothetical protein (putative): MFLSLIKGLEKNEAKEDIISVNIQRLLGDKTYEKRKKGAQEIAEVVKLLLLKEKEDKQMQVDYILNEDEPNGKKKYMNKSGKSSGLSQLSQVNQVLYEHDADIENIANKYQNKKVISIINFLKEKFVQSINPAERCGGLIALAFISITVDTQIKFYFSAILKLIVSCVSDPDSKVRYYVCESLYNLCKVSKSVVFYHIEDIFDCLFRIFSDSCPNVKSGGAFLDNLLKDLTCSYNNVFNIYKIIFILKERIGIENSNARQVILSWLLLFQNIKTVNLFEYFHFFISDLFFMLADQNRDIQRQANQCLDLYVDQIITSNYEQVRSFFKHIAFIFIEFCNHKNTIIKHKCLLWLYHFIQILNCLRSNDKQVVLLSLTVLSAMCSTVDNKFHFYEQVSNGLIALFRNDDQLLMHKGKIIVQHISRCLNNKKFFAYLSYSLISEEKISFVTKFIQVLSWVLLTSEETKYLRNALFLKKQYSLFSLILIAWLRNPISAISFLLWLQKYKLAYLICSYLSLLNLNSDFFHQLDNLIFLLESPIFSKQRIHLVYPQNYPFLIKSLMILSLMLPLN, translated from the exons ATGTTCCTCAGTCTAATAAAGGGcctcgaaaaaaatgaggctAAGGAGGACATAATCAGCGTGAATATCCAAAGATTGCTTGGAGACAAAACATacgaaaagagaaaaaaaggagcacagGAAATTGCAGAAGTGGTGAAACTCTTATTGctaaaggaaaaggaagataaACAGATGCAGGTAGATTACATACTCAACGA AGATgagccaaatggaaaaaaaaaatatatgaacaagtcaggcaAATCAAGCGGATTGAGCCAACTTAGTCAGGTAAACCAAGTATTATACGAACACGACGCTGATATAGAGAACATCGCCAATAAATAccaaaacaaaaaggtgataagtataataaattttttgaaggaaaaatttgttcagaGTATTAACCCTGCGGAAAGGTGTGGAGGACTCATAGCCTTGGCCTTCATCTCGATCACTGTAGATACACAAATAAAGTTTTACTTCTCAGCCATTTTGAAGTTAATCGTGTCATGTGTAAGTGACCCTGACTCCAAAGTGAGATATTATGTGTGTGAAAGTTTGTACAATCTTTGCAAAGTGTCCAAAAGTGTAGTTTTTTATCATATCGAAGATATTTTTGATTGCCTCTTTCGTATCTTTTCCGATTCTTGTCCAAATGTAAAAAGTGGAGGAGCCTTTCttgataatttattaaaagacctgacttgttcatacaataatgtttttaatatatacaaaattattttcattttgaaagaaAGAATTGGGATAGAAAATTCAAACGCGAGACAAGTCATCCTATCATGGCTACTTCTCTTTCAAAATATCAAAACggtaaatttatttgaatattttCACTTCTTCATTAGTGATCTCTTCTTTATGTTGGCAGATCAAAATAGAGATATTCAAAGACAAGCAAATCAATGTCttgatttatatgtagaTCAAATTATCACTTCaaattatgaacaagtcaggtcattttttaaacatattgcttttatttttattgagTTTTGTAATCACAAAAATACGATTATAAAACATAAGTGTCTCCTTTggctttatcattttattcaaattttaaat TGTCTCAGAAGCAATGACAAGCAGGTGGTACTGCTCTCCCTAACGGTTCTATCCGCCATGTGTTCCACTGTGGATAATAAATTTCATTTCTACGAGCAAGTGAGTAACGGTTTGATTGCTCTCTTTCGAAACGATGACCAATTGCTAATGCACAAGGGGAAAATCATTGTCCAACATATATCACGCTGCctgaacaacaaaaaattttttgcctaCCTCTCCTACTCTCTAAttagtgaagaaaaaatatccttTGTCACGAAATTTATTCAAGTCTTAAGTTGGGTACTTTTAACATCAGAAGAGACTAAGTACCTACGTAATGCCCTTTTTCTAAAGAAGCAGTATTCGTTATTCTCTCTCATTTTGATTGCTTGGTTGAGGAACCCAATCTCTGCCATTTCGTTTCTTTTATGGTTACAGAAATACAAATTGGCTTACCTCATTTGCTCATACTTGTCGTTATTGAATCTAAACtctgatttttttcatcagcttgataatttaatttttcttttggagTCTccgattttttcaaaacagaGGATCCACCTTGTGTATCCACAGAACtatccctttttaataaaatccCTCATGATACTCTCCTTGATGCTTCCGCTCAAT
- a CDS encoding ubiquitin-activating enzyme e1 (putative) → MEGKREAPEGCNVVGKKENEQIDADLYSRQLGTYGFELMNKLIKLNVLIVNVKSVGLECAKNLILSGPKSVCIYDNDVCQVSDIGVNFYVDEEDVEKKVTRSDAVIKQLQELNSYVHIYNYKGELNEEFLQSFDVVVCCDVSHSHLVKYSKMVRSISPAKKIAFLCCNIYGLCGYLFVDFGKGFVCYDKDGENTKSCNISKISKAPEGVVSFDCDKGTPFQKGDYVKFNNVEGMSQINNKIYKIKDMLKYTFTIGDTSQFDDYLKGGECTQVKSHLRMDFQPYDFICGVPLSWEGAPSGAAPSGAAPSGAAPSGAAPSGVTPSGAAPSVGAPSGVTPTGGAPTGGVPTGSPFTTSDGETIYEDVPPPQSFLISDYAKCDMSNQLHYAIQALKRYEAENNNMLPHNFEEEAFEKVFQIAVRLNEEDKQVKRTYAVEEVKKDVVLNVAKYCTAHLAPVASFFGGLLAQEVIKFTGKYMPIYQLLYLDFFECISLGKEGDTGVKNDDIAKENSKNDNIITVFGKAFQKRLNELNVFLVGSGALGCEYAKLFSLLDMCSVRESGKLTITDNDNIEVSNLNRQFLFRRENVGKSKSLVASEIIKKKNPNMNVESLETKVGTENEHLFNEKFWTKQNMIVNALDNIQARQYVDNKCVWYSKPLFESGTLGTKGNVQIILPFLTQSYNDSYDPPEDSIPLCTLKHFPYDIIHTIEYARDIFQGLFYNTPLSLQEFLKDKKEYVKKVEEEGNNASLLETMHNVLTTLREVSKESNFKFCIKKAVDLFYTNFINQINQLLYSFPLDYKLASGEFFWVGQKKPPQVIPFDINNEFVKEFLFSTSNLFAQVYNIPQCYDMKYILDVASQIEVKPFQPKKVKVKMDEKNLNNISISFVDDEKMIQDFCKELLNIECDHVKVSPIEFDKDEETNMHVNFIYSFANLRAINYKIETCDKLKAKIVAGKIIPALATTTSIITGLVGIELLKYVNYCNYLETYVKSTEEKKKEMKDLLSYFKNAFINSALPLFLFSEPMPPIRMRDKEYDELMKGPVRAIPNGFTSWDKIQIQIANGTIKNLIDHINEQFSIEVNLISVGNACLYNCYLPAHNKERLNRPIHELYSEITKQKLLDDKNYIVVEASCSDQDLVDVLIPSIKFIYK, encoded by the exons atggaaggaaaaagggaagcccCCGAAGGATGCAACGTGGTGGGCAAGAAGGAGAACGAACAGATAGACGCAGATCTTTATTCAAGGCAGTTGGGAACCTACGGATTTGAATTAATGAATAAACTGATAAAACTGAACGTCCTCATCGTGAACGTGAAGAGTGTTGGTTTGGAATGTGCAAAGAACTTAATTTTATCGGGACCCAAGTCAGTGTGTATATACGATAATGACGTGTGCCAAGTATCCGACATAGGGGTGAATTTTTATGTAGACGAAGAAGATGTGGAGAAGAAAGTAACTCGAAGTGATGCAGTGATAAAGCAGTTGCAGGAATTGAATAgctatgtacacatatacaaCTACAAAGGAGAGTTGAACGAGGAGTTTCTCCAATCCTTTGATGTGGTTGTATGTTGCGATGTGAGTCACTCTCATTTAGTTAAGTATAGCAAAATGGTGAGAAGTATATCTCCTGCCAAAAAAATCGCCTTCCTATGCTGCAATATATATGGCTTGTGTGGGTACCTCTTTGTAGATTTTGGAAAAGGTTTCGTTTGTTACGATAAGGATGGGGAGAATACCAAATCGTGCAACATCAGTAAGATAAGCAAAGCCCCTGAGGGAGTGGTCTCTTTCGACTGTGATAAGGGTACCCCCTTCCAAAAAGGAGACTACGTCAAATTTAACAACGTAGAAGGGATGAGTCaaattaataacaaaatttacaagaTAAAGGATATGCTCAAATATACCTTCACAATTGGGGATACGTCTCAGTTTGATGATTACTTAAAGGGGGGAGAGTGCACTCAGGTGAAGAGCCACCTCAGGATGGATTTCCAGCCGTATGATTTTATTTGCGGAGTGCCCTTGTCCTGGGAGGGGGCGCCGAGTGGGGCAGCGCCGAGTGGAGCAGCGCCGAGTGGAGCAGCGCCAAGTGGGGCAGCGCCAAGTGGGGTAACGCCAAGTGGAGCAGCGCCAAGTGTAGGAGCGCCAAGTGGGGTAACACCAACCGGGGGAGCGCCAACCGGGGGAGTGCCAACCGGGAGCCCCTTTACAACGTCGGACGGCGAAACGATCTACGAAGATGTACCGCCCCCCCAGTCCTTCCTCATTTCCGATTATGCCAAGTGTGACATGAGCAACCAGCTGCACTATGCTATCCAGGCATTGAAAAGGTACGAAGCAGagaataataatatgttACCACATAACTTTGAGGAGGAGGCCTTCGAGAAGGTATTTCAAATAGCGGTTCGATTGAACGAGGAGGATAAGCAAGTAAAGAGGACGTATGCTGTggaggaggtgaaaaaagATGTTGTGCTAAATGTGGCTAAGTATTGTACAGCTCATCTTGCACCAGTAGCCTCCTTCTTTGGAGGGTTACTAGCACAGGAggtaataaaatttacagGGAAGTATATGCCCATATATCAGCTACTCTATTTGGACTTTTTCGAATGCATTTCACTTGGCAAGGAAGGAGACACtggtgtaaaaaatgatgatatTGCAAAGGAGAAtagcaaaaatgataatatcaTTACTGTGTTTGGGAAGGCCTTCCAAAAAAGACTTAACGAATTAAATGTATTTCTTGTAGGATCAGGAGCGTTAGGATGTGAGTATGCTAAGCTCTTTTCCCTATTAGATATGTGCTCAGTTAGGGAGAGTGGGAAGCTTACCATTACAGATAATGATAACATAGAAGTGTCGAATCTGAATAGACAGTTCCTTTTTAGGAGAGAAAATGTTGGAAAATCGAAATCGCTAGTTGCATCTGAGATtataaagaagaagaacccaAATATGAATGTAGAATCGCTTGAAACCAAAGTTGGAACAGAGAATGAACATCTATTTAACGAAAAATTTTGGACGAAACAAAATATGATAGTGAATGCTTTGGATAATATTCAAGCGAGACAATACGTAGATAATAAATGTGTTTGGTATTCTAAACCCTTGTTTGAATCAGGTACTTTAGGAACGAAGGGAAATGTGCAAATAATTCTGCCCTTCCTGACTCAGTCATATAATGATAGTTATGACCCTCCTGAAGATTCCATCCCATTGTGCACACTGAAGCACTTCCCCTACGATATTATACACACGATTGAATACGCGAGAGATATATTTCAAGGTCTGTTTTACAACACACCTCTAAGTCTGCAAGAATTTTtaaaggacaaaaaggaatatgtgaaaaaagtggaagaagaagggaatAATGCATCTCTCTTAGAAACTATGCATAATGTTTTGACTACACTGAGGGAGGTCTCCAAAGAATccaattttaaattttgtataaaaaaagcagtaGATTTATTCTACACCAATTTTATTAACCAAATTAATCAGCTGTTATACTCCTTCCCATTAGATTACAAATTAGCCAGTGGGGAGTTCTTTTGGGTTGGTCAAAAGAAACCACCACAAGTTATTCCCTTCGATATAAACAACGAATTTGTAAAAGAATTCCTTTTCTCCACATCTAATCTATTTGCACAGGTTTATAATATCCCACAATGTTATGATATGAAATATATCTTAGATGTAGCTAGCCAAATTGAAGTCAAACCATTTCAaccaaaaaaagtgaaagtaaaaatggatgaaaaaaatcttAACAATATTTCTATCTCCTTCGtagatgatgaaaaaatgattcaGGATTTTTGCAAAGAGTTACTAAACATAGAATGTGATCACGTGAAAGTATCTCCAATCGAATTTGATAAAGATGAAGAGACTAATATGcatgtaaattttatttattcctttgCTAATCTGAGAGCtattaattacaaaattgagaCTTGTGATAAACTGAAGGCTAAGATAGTTGCAGGGAAAATCATCCCTGCGTTGGCTACCACCACATCTATTATTACTGGCTTGGTCGGAATTGAACTACTAAAGTATGTGAATTACTGTAACTACTTAGAGACGTATGTGAAATCCacagaggagaagaagaaggagatgaAGGACTTGCtttcttattttaaaaacgctTTTATTAACTCTGCTTTGCCGCTGTTCCTGTTCTCGGAGCCCATGCCCCCTATCAGGATGCGCGACAAGGAGTACGACGAGCTCATGAAGGGCCCCGTCAGGGCCATCCCCAACGGATTCACCTCCTGGGACAAAATACAAATCCAGATAG cgaACGGAACCATCAAGAACCTGATCGACCACATAAACGAGCAGTTCAGCATCGAAGTGAACCTGATTTCCGTGGGAAACGCGTGTCTGTACAACTGCTACCTGCCCGCGCACAACAAGGAGCGCCTCAACAGGCCCATCCACGAACTCTACTCCGAGATCACCAAGCAGAAGTTGCTCGATGACAAGAACTACATCGTGGTGGAGGCCAGCTGCAGTGACCAGGACCTCGTGGATGTCCTCATACCGTCTATTAAATTTATCTACAAGTGA